A stretch of Planococcus citri chromosome 5, ihPlaCitr1.1, whole genome shotgun sequence DNA encodes these proteins:
- the LOC135846982 gene encoding uncharacterized protein LOC135846982 produces MGIEANQERKMAALVSNVYDLLYASPVALEEIAANAVAVELWRCELNKHRTNDNLNEFLSSPNILLKNLIPNTPSSIERVIEERIKKFAYSVTEWLRDYPYKVLDFHRSDRNSILHDFNDFKCDWDGTIHYVRTAKQMIMCDRLSAVEKFNVACVYCFENEVRRLWLPVSETLDLNEIDFNQCPQLYYWICSLKNELHRIPNQQDDSVDEIMFYRDNFYNNNRSSMEYFWNRIRPENRLRKAVHLSERVDASFARFFLLKLYEEELGKFVAEYGGDFIYGLIVSDDLFYVLPTWMYIKDKMNENNFTKLIERLAEYDTNNHISEDVINETCDETLEGWPNTEDETYLFCEIWKNASDELKQSAITIILSKEKYWLFDRERIGIKPTEFRDIRFLLSILSDASFEQRNAFWNNTWLSLIDATRAKDLHRIMKLCFENENDIAKFKETTMAVYENISPYCVEVMKTGCFNELNDTLVFCCPETEKRKDFKRRLLRSCFLGDDSILCFTHLTKVKPMNEFIDDAFDDADLAADFKNQVLYTHAAIMSMSQCIRLTYSHIYTINFVDTFASNEQVVEFAKQGVLKSLHYHLITDNSFMWEISADNLRVISVWCLGNDEEVANFKQSVSLDGFLRNIAPVEFHQGLVTSEGEKARYRRNFDEFLKWYFDSPEEIEKFKKGIPDELKIFLP; encoded by the coding sequence ATGGGAATTGAGGCGAATCAAGAACGTAAAATGGCTGCATTAGTATCTAACGTATATGATCTACTCTACGCGAGTCCGGTGGCTCTAGAAGAAATCGCAGCCAATGCGGTTGCCGTCGAATTATGGCGCTGCGAACTCAATAAACATCGTACGAATGATAATTTGAACGAATTCCTATCAAGTCcaaatattttgttaaaaaacctTATTCCAAACACGCCATCATCTATCGAACGAGTAATCGAAGaacgtatcaaaaaatttgcatactCGGTGACAGAGTGGCTACGAGACTACCCTTACAAGGTACTGGATTTCCATCGCAGTGATAGGAATAGCATTTTGcacgattttaatgattttaaatgcGACTGGGACGGCACCATTCATTACGTCCGTACGGCCAAACAAATGATTATGTGCGACCGACTCAGCGCAGTTGAGAAATTCAACGTAGCCTGCGTGTACTGCTTCGAGAACGAAGTCAGACGACTTTGGCTTCCCGTATCTGAAACGCTAGACTTGAACGAAATTGATTTCAATCAATGCCCGCAACTGTATTACTGGATTTGTTCgctgaaaaatgaattgcaTCGAATACCTAATCAACAGGACGATTCCGTCGATGAAATTATGTTTTATAGGGATAACTTCTATAATAATAATCGGTCATCtatggagtatttttggaatcgtattaGACCGGAGAATCGTTTAAGAAAAGCTGTACACTTGTCTGAGAGAGTTGATGCATCTTTCGCCCggttttttttactaaaattgtacGAAGAAGAGCTCGGTAAATTTGTCGCCGAATATGGCGGTGATTTTATATATGGCCTGATTGTGAGCGACGATTTATTTTACGTTCTTCCAACGTGGATGTATATTAAAGATaagatgaatgaaaataatttcacgaaGCTAATCGAACGGCTTGCAGAATACGATACCAATAATCATATTTCAGAAGACGTTATAAATGAGACTTGTGATGAAACATTGGAAGGGTGGCCGAACACCGAAGATGAAACGTATTTGTTCTGCGAAATATGGAAAAATGCCTCGGATGAATTGAAACAATCAGCAATCACGATTATTTTGAGTAAAGAAAAATATTGGTTGTTTGACAGGGAGCGTATAGGTATTAAGCCGACGGAATTCAGAGACATCAGGTTTCTGTTAAGTATACTGTCGGATGCCTCTTTCGAACAGAGAAACGCTTTTTGGAATAATACTTGGCTTAGTTTGATCGACGCTACACGTGCCAAAGATTTACATCGAATTATGAAACTATGtttcgaaaacgaaaacgataTTGCTAAATTTAAAGAAACCACTATGGCAGTATACGAAAATATCAGTCCGTATTGCGTCGAAGTAATGAAGACCGGATGTTTCAACGAATTAAATGACACTCTTGTGTTTTGTTGTCCTGAAACTGAAAAACGAAAAGATTTCAAACGACGCCTACTGCGGTCCTGCTTCCTCGGAGATGATTCGATATTGTGCTTTACGCATCTTACCAAAGTGAAACCGATGAATGAATTCATTGACGATGCCTTCGACGATGCCGACCTTGCcgctgattttaaaaatcaagttttatacACGCATGCAGCCATAATGAGTATGAGTCAATGCATTAGATTAACGTATTCACACATTTACACGATAAATTTCGTTGATACATTTGCATCGAACGAGCAGGTCGTGGAGTTTGCGAAACAGGGTGTTTTGAAGAGCCTGCACTATCATTTGATAACTGATAATTCTTTTATGTGGGAAATTTCAGCTGATAATTTGCGAGTTATATCAGTTTGGTGTTTGGGTAATGATGAAGAAGTTGCTAATTTCAAACAGTCGGTGTCGTTAGATGGTTTCTTGCGTAATATAGCGCCGGTTGAATTTCATCAGGGACTCGTAACTTCTGAGGGAGAAAAGGCGAGATATCgtcgaaattttgatgaatttctaaaatgGTATTTCGACAGCCCGGAGGAGATTGAAAAGTTCAAGAAAGGGATTCccgatgaattgaaaattttcctcccATAA